In a single window of the Drosophila miranda strain MSH22 chromosome XL, D.miranda_PacBio2.1, whole genome shotgun sequence genome:
- the LOC108154008 gene encoding beta-1 adrenergic receptor, with protein MTMVAPPPPQPQSEPAERQQQTTPTNLCLCLCLCPMLSVDTKSRITEVLAPWTHGGSVISTGPLPDGCPLTSRALGSALVLAILGICVFCVRVGRLMAFGEESYPYPIMWPVQNATEWHDSLAEEEHTAEGAGALPGAHSSGLSAGHVLWLAINALLFVLILGGNVLTIVAVRTCRNLRSVISNLFILSLAISDFCVGLALPYHLVFYMGSDLGALRGPCLLRFFLFICACCVSMLTLISIAVDRYLAVVYALHYRRYMTRRVAYAIITSNWCAGALVALMPVFWNRWTLAQACEFDEVLSPGYVAGVITPGFVIIWICMLMVYWRIMREASKQAQRLRHASCVVYATDSSSRGLLHPDWKSVQIVVFIMGCFTLCWLPYFCVAIAQLFSICRSSSMIYKTTFSLAIANSALNPIIYSWKNSGFRRAFAQTLCCKSTRFCHVDGGDEEADQLPPDCKHRIDRELEAASSSASSSAAYHTAIKSDSKSKSTQSPPSLSPTQ; from the exons ATGACGATGGTggcaccgccaccgccacagccacagtcagagccaGCGGAACGTCAACAACAAACGACGCCCACGAAtctctgcctttgcctctgcctctgccctaTGCTCTCTGTCGACACGAAGAGCCGAATAACCGAAGTCCTTGCCCCATGGACGCACGGGGGTTCTGTAATATCTACTGGCCCACTGCCAGATGGTTGCCCACTGACGTCGCGTGCGCTTGGATCTGCTCTCGTACTCGCGATTCTCGGAATTTGTGTTTTCTGCGTGCGTGTCGGCCGCCTCATGGCCTTCGGAGAGGAATCATATCCATATCCGATCATGTGGCCCGTGCAGAATGCCACTGAATGGCACGACTCTCTGGCGGAGGAGGAACATACGGCAGAAGGAGCAGGAGCGCTACCAGGAGCACACTCATCCGGTTTGAGTGCGGGCCATGTGCTCTGGCTGGCCATCAATGCGCTGCTCTTTGTCCTCATTCTGGGCGGGAATGTGCTCACCATTGTCGCCGTCCGCACCTGCCGCAACCTGCGCTCCGTCATCTCAAATCTGTTCATCCTCTCGCTGGCGATATCCGACTTTTGCGTGGGCCTGGCCCTGCCCTACCACCTGGTCTTCTACATGGGCTCCGACCTGGGCGCCCTGCGGGGCCCCTGCCTGCTGCGCTTCTTCCTGTTCATCTGCGCCTGCTGCGTCTCCATGCTGACGCTCATCTCGATAGCCGTCGATCGGTACTTGGCAGTGGTCTACGCCCTTCACTACAGGAG ATACATGACTCGTCGTGTGGCCTATGCCATCATCACCTCCAATTGGTGTGCCGGCGCCCTGGTGGCCCTGATGCCGGTGTTCTGGAACCGCTGGACTCTGGCGCAGGCCTGCGAATTCGACGAGGTCCTGTCCCCGGGCTACGTGGCCGGTGTAATAACGCCGGGCTTCGTGATCATCTGGATCTGCATGCTGATGGTCTACTGGCGGATAATGCGCGAGGCCTCCAAGCAGGCGCAGCGGCTGAGGCATGCGTCGTGCGTGGTCTACGCcacggacagcagcagcaggggccTGCTGCATCCCGACTGGAAGAGCGTCCAGATCGTGGTCTTCATCATGGGCTGCTTCACGCTCTGCTGGCTGCCGTACTTCTGCGTGGCGATTGCCCAGCTCTTCAGCATCTGCCGCAGCAGCTCGATGATCTACAAGACCACCTTCTCGTTGGCCATCGCCAACTCGGCCCTCAATCCGATCATCTACTCGTGGAAAAACTCCGGCTTCCGGCGCGCCTTCGCCCAGACCCTCTGCTGCAAGTCGACGCGTTTCTGCCACGTCGATGGCGGCGACGAGGAGGCCGATCAGCTGCCACCGGACTGCAAGCACCGGATCGATAGGGagttggaggcggcctcctcctccgcctcaTCATCGGCCGCCTACCACACGGCCATCAAATCCGACTCTAAGTCCAAGTCCACTCAGtcccctccctccctctcgcCCACACAGTGA